The following coding sequences lie in one Euhalothece natronophila Z-M001 genomic window:
- a CDS encoding HNH endonuclease, whose amino-acid sequence MSKVLVLNASYEPLNLTSWRRAVVLLLKGKAEQLEYNGTFIYTNFPLPTVIRLRYYVRVPYKEIPLTRRNILERDSNRCQYCGYKGEQLTLDHVIPRSRGGGDSWENMVAACVRCNVKKGNRTPKEAEMPLARPPRRPYSSLHFELARHIQGNRNQEWRKYVIGIP is encoded by the coding sequence ATGAGCAAGGTTTTGGTGCTAAACGCCTCTTACGAACCGCTCAACCTTACCAGCTGGCGAAGGGCGGTGGTTTTGTTGCTCAAAGGGAAAGCTGAACAGCTTGAATATAACGGAACCTTCATTTATACCAACTTTCCGTTACCCACCGTAATCCGTTTACGGTACTATGTTCGAGTCCCTTACAAAGAAATTCCTTTAACCCGTCGTAATATCTTAGAGCGAGATAGCAATCGTTGCCAATATTGCGGTTATAAGGGAGAGCAACTAACCCTTGATCATGTGATTCCTCGTTCTCGCGGTGGTGGTGATAGTTGGGAAAATATGGTGGCAGCTTGTGTCCGTTGTAATGTTAAAAAAGGGAATCGCACCCCAAAAGAAGCAGAAATGCCCCTAGCTCGTCCACCTCGCCGTCCCTACAGTAGTCTCCACTTTGAACTGGCTAGACATATTC
- a CDS encoding RNA-guided endonuclease InsQ/TnpB family protein, translated as MRFSYQYRLKPDKEQIAKMEKWLELLRCQYNYLLGQRFDWWETHRTAVNSCPLICHLPELSDRPTYFSQKQSLTQLKKDRPWYCQIQSQVLQDCVKRVDLAFQRWLRGDKSGKKSGKPRFKGKGRYRTILFPQVKANCVQDNQINLPKFGTVKFIKHRPIPDVFKIKTAQITRKADGYYLTLSLEDTNVPESTIDITPTSENTLGIDMGLKDFLVTSEGEKVEIPQFYRKGQERLKKLQQKVSRRHKGSKRYQKAVKQLGKHHQKVARQRKDFHFNTIKLILNQGDVIAHEKLNIKGLAKTRLSKSIYDAGWGNFLSRLAVKAENAGQLTIEVNPKNTSQNCSGCGKKVPKKLSERIHNCPHCGLSMDRDQNAARNIRNLAVGMNASSKAQLRTEAQAGAAEKPQPHHEVIGCG; from the coding sequence ATGCGATTTTCCTATCAGTATCGCCTAAAACCTGACAAAGAGCAAATAGCCAAGATGGAGAAATGGCTAGAATTATTAAGGTGTCAATACAACTACCTGTTAGGTCAACGCTTTGATTGGTGGGAAACTCATAGAACGGCTGTCAATTCTTGTCCTTTAATCTGTCATCTTCCAGAATTATCTGACCGTCCCACCTATTTCTCTCAAAAACAAAGTCTAACTCAGCTTAAAAAAGATAGACCTTGGTATTGCCAAATCCAGTCACAAGTCCTTCAAGACTGTGTTAAAAGAGTTGATTTGGCTTTTCAACGTTGGCTTAGGGGGGATAAGAGTGGGAAGAAATCAGGAAAACCTAGATTCAAAGGAAAAGGACGTTATCGGACTATACTTTTTCCGCAAGTTAAAGCTAATTGTGTCCAAGATAATCAGATTAATTTACCTAAATTTGGGACAGTTAAGTTCATTAAGCACCGCCCGATTCCTGATGTTTTTAAGATTAAAACAGCACAAATAACTAGGAAAGCTGATGGCTATTACTTGACACTTTCTCTCGAAGATACAAACGTCCCAGAATCAACTATAGATATAACTCCCACCTCAGAGAATACGCTAGGTATTGATATGGGCTTAAAAGATTTTTTGGTAACTTCTGAAGGTGAAAAAGTAGAAATCCCTCAGTTTTATCGAAAAGGACAAGAAAGACTCAAAAAGCTACAGCAGAAGGTATCTCGTCGTCACAAAGGAAGTAAACGCTATCAAAAAGCAGTCAAGCAACTTGGAAAACATCATCAAAAAGTTGCTAGACAGAGAAAAGATTTCCACTTTAACACTATTAAATTAATTCTTAATCAAGGAGATGTCATTGCCCATGAAAAACTCAACATTAAGGGACTTGCTAAAACTAGACTAAGCAAATCAATCTATGATGCTGGTTGGGGAAATTTTCTGAGTAGATTAGCTGTCAAAGCCGAAAATGCTGGACAGTTAACGATAGAAGTTAACCCCAAAAATACATCACAGAATTGTTCAGGTTGTGGCAAGAAAGTTCCGAAAAAGCTATCAGAAAGAATCCATAACTGTCCTCATTGTGGGTTATCAATGGATAGAGATCAAAACGCAGCTAGAAATATAAGAAATTTGGCGGTAGGGATGAACGCCAGTAGTAAAGCTCAGTTACGAACCGAAGCGCAAGCTGGTGCTGCTGAGAAGCCCCAACCACATCACGAAGTGATTGGTTGTGGGTAA
- a CDS encoding universal stress protein, protein METEYPTFLVALDESPLSDKVFEQALKIASENRGSLRILHCIEVKTWQNLSSMIDAGTGLSSRRLIEKKHELAVENDLNRLNAWLHNLCNIARVEGVNTDYQISLTGAPGPVICRTAQNFPVRAIIMGSNGKQAWQQFFLGSVSKYVTDNAPCETIVVQSGEEANLYFPARMS, encoded by the coding sequence ATGGAAACTGAATATCCAACTTTTTTAGTCGCCCTTGATGAATCTCCTCTTAGTGATAAAGTTTTTGAGCAAGCACTCAAAATAGCAAGTGAAAACAGAGGAAGTTTACGCATCTTGCATTGTATTGAGGTCAAAACGTGGCAAAATTTAAGCTCAATGATTGATGCGGGAACAGGGTTAAGTAGTCGCCGATTAATTGAAAAAAAGCATGAATTGGCGGTGGAAAATGATTTAAATCGACTCAATGCTTGGCTACACAATTTATGTAATATTGCCAGGGTTGAAGGAGTAAATACCGATTATCAAATTTCTTTGACTGGGGCACCTGGGCCAGTGATTTGTCGAACTGCCCAAAATTTTCCAGTAAGGGCTATTATTATGGGATCAAATGGCAAACAGGCTTGGCAACAATTTTTCTTAGGGAGTGTCAGTAAGTATGTTACTGATAATGCTCCTTGTGAAACTATTGTGGTACAAAGTGGAGAAGAAGCGAATTTATATTTTCCTGCGCGGATGTCATGA
- a CDS encoding lysophospholipid acyltransferase family protein — MKYPPLSGWSLDDRDPETIKNWLKQAQWFHDHYFQAESEGWENLSANEAALVVGSHNGGLATPDMMMTLYEWFCRFGTEKPAYGLMHPHVWKAYTPLAQIASKLGAIQADPRIAIPALRRQAHVLVYPGGGKEVFRPYWERDQVKFYGRKGFIKLALRENVPIVPLVSWGAHETLIVLADIYEPMKAFLETFNLPWLFNLDPEVFPIYLGLPWGIAIGPLINFPLPAKIHLRIGEPIIFEHYGRKAAQDLAYVDHCYQLVLNQMQSQLDQLIAEVK, encoded by the coding sequence GTGAAATATCCCCCTCTCTCGGGTTGGTCACTTGATGACCGTGACCCAGAAACGATAAAAAACTGGTTAAAACAAGCTCAGTGGTTTCATGATCACTACTTCCAAGCCGAAAGTGAGGGCTGGGAGAATCTTTCCGCTAATGAAGCAGCTTTAGTTGTCGGTTCACACAACGGTGGGTTAGCTACCCCTGACATGATGATGACCCTTTATGAGTGGTTTTGTCGGTTTGGGACAGAAAAACCAGCTTATGGACTAATGCACCCTCATGTGTGGAAGGCTTATACGCCCTTAGCACAAATTGCAAGTAAACTAGGAGCAATTCAAGCTGATCCACGGATAGCAATTCCTGCTCTGCGACGGCAGGCTCATGTATTAGTTTATCCTGGTGGGGGAAAAGAGGTATTTCGCCCCTACTGGGAACGAGATCAAGTTAAATTTTATGGGCGGAAAGGGTTTATTAAACTTGCTTTGCGAGAGAATGTTCCTATTGTCCCCCTAGTGTCTTGGGGAGCCCATGAAACTTTAATTGTTCTCGCTGATATTTATGAACCGATGAAAGCCTTTCTTGAAACATTTAATCTTCCGTGGTTATTTAATCTTGATCCAGAGGTCTTTCCCATTTATTTAGGACTTCCTTGGGGAATTGCCATTGGTCCTCTAATTAATTTCCCTCTACCCGCAAAAATTCATTTACGAATTGGCGAACCGATTATTTTTGAGCATTATGGAAGAAAAGCAGCTCAAGATTTGGCTTATGTTGATCATTGTTACCAGTTAGTTTTAAATCAAATGCAATCTCAACTAGATCAACTAATAGCAGAGGTCAAATGA
- the dcm gene encoding DNA (cytosine-5-)-methyltransferase, with the protein MDHSKDYKFIDLFAGIGGFRIALEQLGCECVFSSEWDKFCQQTYLANFNEIPQGDITEIAENDIPDHDLLVGGFPCQPFSIAGVSKNNSLNIKHGFQHTAQGNLFFHIVRILKEKQPRAFILENVKNLLSHNKKQTFEIIKNTLSNELNYQIYYQVINASYVVPQNRQRVFIVGFKLPLEFQFPDFKDQKPKIKDILEPNVPDKYTLSDKLWLYLKNYAKKHQSKGNGFGYGLVNLEGITRTLSARYYKDGSEILVPQDQKNPRRLTPKECSRLMGFPEDFKIPVSDNQAYKQFGNAVVPPVVKDIAIEVIKSIESTRKIKVPNSSIQLS; encoded by the coding sequence ATGGATCATTCAAAAGATTACAAATTCATAGATTTATTTGCAGGAATAGGAGGATTTAGAATTGCCCTTGAACAGTTAGGATGTGAATGTGTTTTTTCTTCTGAATGGGATAAATTTTGTCAGCAAACATATCTCGCTAACTTTAACGAAATCCCCCAGGGAGATATTACCGAAATTGCAGAAAACGATATCCCAGATCATGATCTTTTAGTGGGCGGTTTCCCTTGTCAGCCCTTTAGTATTGCAGGAGTGAGTAAAAATAACTCCCTAAACATTAAACATGGCTTTCAACATACCGCGCAAGGCAATCTTTTCTTTCATATTGTCAGAATTCTCAAAGAGAAGCAACCACGAGCATTTATTCTAGAAAACGTCAAAAATCTATTAAGTCATAATAAAAAGCAAACTTTTGAGATTATTAAAAATACATTATCAAATGAATTAAATTACCAAATTTACTATCAAGTTATTAATGCTTCTTACGTTGTTCCACAAAATAGACAAAGAGTTTTTATTGTGGGATTTAAACTACCATTAGAGTTTCAATTTCCTGATTTTAAAGATCAAAAACCGAAAATCAAGGATATTCTAGAACCAAATGTTCCAGATAAATATACTCTAAGCGATAAATTATGGCTATACTTAAAAAACTATGCGAAAAAGCATCAATCTAAAGGAAACGGTTTTGGCTATGGTCTTGTCAACTTGGAAGGAATTACTCGTACATTAAGTGCTAGATATTATAAAGATGGTTCTGAAATTTTAGTTCCTCAAGATCAGAAAAATCCTCGGCGACTAACACCAAAAGAATGTTCTAGATTAATGGGATTTCCAGAAGATTTTAAAATCCCTGTTTCTGATAACCAAGCCTATAAGCAATTTGGCAATGCAGTTGTTCCGCCTGTTGTTAAAGATATCGCCATAGAAGTTATCAAGAGTATTGAATCTACTCGTAAAATCAAAGTTCCTAATTCTTCGATTCAATTAAGTTAA
- the dxr gene encoding 1-deoxy-D-xylulose-5-phosphate reductoisomerase → MKAITVIGSTGSIGTQTLEIATQYPDEFRIVGLAAGRNIELLARQVAEFRPEIVATCYEDNLPELKTALENLDYSPIILAGEEGVAEVARYGDAESVVTGIVGCAGLLPTIAAIKAGKNIALANKETLIAGAPVVLPLVEKYGVKLLPADSEHSAIFQCLQGVPEKGLRRILLTASGGAFRDLPVEQLPEVTVADALKHPNWSMGQKITIDSATLMNKGLEVIEAHYLFGVDYDQIDIVIHPQSIIHSLIELQDTSVLAQLGWADMRLPLLYALSYPDRLYTDWEPLDLVKAGSLTFKEPDHEKYPCMQLAYAVGREGGLMPAVLNAANEQAVALFLEEKVGFLDIPRLIETVCDRASSYNTPNPTLEQILEVNQTARQEVLTAAKSLKTATA, encoded by the coding sequence GTGAAAGCAATTACCGTCATTGGATCAACAGGTTCAATCGGAACCCAAACCTTAGAAATTGCCACCCAATACCCAGACGAATTTAGGATTGTGGGATTAGCAGCTGGGCGTAACATTGAGTTATTAGCGCGACAGGTAGCGGAATTTCGCCCCGAAATTGTGGCTACTTGCTATGAAGATAATTTACCCGAATTAAAAACTGCTTTAGAAAATCTCGATTATTCTCCAATTATTCTTGCTGGGGAAGAGGGAGTGGCTGAAGTCGCCAGATACGGTGATGCGGAAAGTGTAGTTACAGGAATTGTCGGTTGTGCTGGCTTGCTTCCCACGATTGCCGCTATAAAAGCGGGAAAAAATATTGCCTTAGCCAATAAAGAAACCCTCATCGCTGGTGCGCCTGTGGTATTGCCCTTAGTGGAAAAATATGGCGTGAAATTACTTCCTGCTGACTCCGAGCATTCCGCAATTTTCCAATGTTTACAAGGTGTTCCTGAAAAGGGATTACGTCGTATTCTCTTAACTGCATCTGGTGGGGCTTTTCGTGATTTACCTGTAGAACAGTTACCTGAAGTTACCGTTGCAGATGCCCTCAAACATCCTAATTGGTCAATGGGTCAAAAAATTACCATTGATTCAGCAACCCTCATGAATAAAGGCTTAGAAGTGATTGAAGCTCATTATCTGTTTGGGGTTGATTATGACCAAATTGATATTGTCATCCATCCTCAGAGTATTATTCACTCTCTCATTGAGTTACAAGATACCTCAGTGTTAGCCCAGTTAGGCTGGGCAGATATGCGTTTACCCCTACTCTATGCCCTATCCTACCCTGATCGCCTTTATACTGACTGGGAACCCTTAGACTTAGTGAAAGCAGGGAGTTTAACCTTCAAAGAACCTGATCACGAAAAATATCCCTGTATGCAACTCGCTTATGCTGTGGGAAGAGAAGGTGGCTTAATGCCCGCCGTTTTAAATGCTGCCAATGAACAAGCAGTTGCTCTATTTTTAGAAGAGAAAGTGGGCTTTTTAGATATTCCTCGTCTAATTGAAACTGTCTGCGATCGCGCTTCTAGTTATAATACTCCTAATCCCACTCTTGAACAGATTTTAGAAGTGAATCAAACCGCAAGACAAGAAGTTTTAACCGCGGCGAAATCATTAAAAACAGCGACAGCCTGA
- a CDS encoding DUF1565 domain-containing protein: MNLGVSFSTKLYLGLALASFMPTIMVSAIAPSVQAQETETIIHVNPDSGNDDSADGSKEQPYQTLTEALAAAQRNAVIKLAPGTYSEETGEQFPIVVRRNVEIRGTPNNQGNDVQIKGGGLFRSPTGAGQQVGIALLADATLTGVSVTNQRDRGHGVWVEGASPTVTHSSFRGNDSTGLSVNGFGKPRISDNYFNQNAGNGIVIYGRSEPIIENNTFDSTGFGISMTQHTKPQLLDNEIKNNRIGIVIEGNAQPILRNNTITLSRQQGLVAISNSRPDLGTDQEPGGNVFRQNGQGAIKNSAKNFVIPAHGNEIAGSTEGEIDLTGTVANPMPEEPSPPRLQITRQQRSPRPTPSSSTEQIWTAPTPESSSSLSTDRNNPPLRLDGDIPTPVSSSELLPPQDNGSSGNAVRGEIQLTAPPNRSTENNRTSNNSPNNSPASSSSQDNNNTPSQPPASRDSQPSNGGRASLDDILSLHSNSSQERANTSRNNNPPPQRNSNSLPVPSGNIPSGDQFRPGTSPEERAAIVGGEYRVIVEISTNSDQDKVKEIVPDAFRSRYEGRSVMQVGIFQSQENAEEIGQKLREEGLQVRVIPMNNN; encoded by the coding sequence GTGAATTTAGGAGTATCATTTTCTACTAAACTTTATTTAGGACTGGCTTTAGCGAGTTTCATGCCAACGATAATGGTTTCTGCGATCGCGCCATCAGTACAGGCTCAAGAAACAGAAACGATTATCCACGTTAACCCTGACAGTGGTAACGATGACAGTGCCGATGGTAGCAAAGAACAGCCTTATCAAACTTTAACAGAAGCTCTTGCCGCCGCCCAAAGAAATGCGGTAATTAAACTTGCCCCAGGAACCTATAGTGAGGAAACAGGAGAACAATTTCCCATAGTAGTGAGAAGAAATGTAGAAATTCGTGGGACTCCTAACAATCAGGGAAATGATGTCCAAATTAAAGGGGGTGGCTTATTTCGCAGCCCGACAGGAGCCGGTCAACAGGTTGGGATTGCCCTATTAGCAGATGCCACGTTGACTGGAGTTAGTGTAACGAATCAGCGCGATCGCGGTCATGGTGTTTGGGTAGAAGGAGCAAGTCCCACTGTCACTCATAGTAGCTTCCGTGGCAATGATAGCACTGGTCTTTCTGTCAATGGCTTTGGTAAACCCAGAATTAGTGACAACTACTTTAATCAGAATGCTGGTAATGGCATAGTGATTTATGGGCGTAGTGAACCCATTATCGAAAATAACACCTTTGACAGCACTGGTTTTGGCATTAGCATGACCCAGCACACAAAACCACAACTCCTCGATAACGAAATCAAAAATAATCGTATTGGAATTGTCATCGAAGGAAACGCCCAACCCATTCTCAGAAATAACACTATTACCCTCTCTCGCCAACAAGGATTAGTGGCTATTAGCAATTCTCGTCCCGACTTAGGAACAGATCAAGAACCCGGAGGCAACGTGTTTCGCCAAAATGGTCAAGGGGCGATTAAAAATAGTGCTAAAAACTTTGTTATTCCAGCCCATGGCAATGAAATTGCTGGCAGCACAGAAGGGGAAATTGATCTCACAGGAACAGTTGCCAACCCCATGCCAGAAGAACCCTCTCCTCCACGTTTGCAAATCACTAGACAACAGCGAAGTCCTCGTCCTACCCCCTCTTCTAGCACAGAACAAATTTGGACAGCTCCCACTCCTGAGTCTTCCTCGTCTTTATCTACTGATCGAAATAATCCCCCTTTACGCCTTGATGGGGATATTCCCACCCCAGTGAGTTCCTCGGAACTACTTCCCCCTCAAGATAATGGTTCTAGTGGTAATGCTGTGAGAGGAGAGATTCAATTAACGGCTCCCCCCAATCGTTCCACTGAAAATAATAGAACGAGCAATAATTCTCCTAATAACTCTCCAGCTTCTAGTAGCTCTCAAGATAATAATAATACTCCTAGTCAGCCTCCAGCGTCTCGTGATTCTCAACCTAGCAATGGAGGAAGAGCGAGCCTTGATGATATCCTTTCCTTACATTCCAACTCATCTCAAGAAAGGGCTAATACTTCGAGGAATAATAATCCTCCTCCCCAGCGCAATTCCAACTCCTTACCCGTTCCTAGCGGTAATATTCCCAGTGGGGATCAATTTCGCCCCGGAACTTCTCCCGAAGAGCGCGCCGCCATTGTGGGAGGAGAATATCGTGTAATTGTCGAAATTAGCACAAACAGCGATCAAGATAAAGTAAAAGAGATTGTTCCTGATGCTTTTAGAAGTCGCTATGAAGGACGTTCTGTTATGCAAGTGGGTATTTTCCAAAGTCAGGAAAACGCTGAAGAAATAGGGCAAAAGCTACGCGAAGAAGGGCTACAAGTACGGGTAATTCCGATGAATAATAACTAA
- a CDS encoding VOC family protein: MKQPIFHLAIPIKNITDAKAFYVNGLGCEVGRETEQAVILNFYGHQVVAHVTNEELIPQKGIYPRHFGMIFPTQKEWETIWQRATSKQLQFYQNAKHRFPGELTEHRTFFLQDPFYNLLEFKHYSYPEAIFGGQELTAVGDRTH, translated from the coding sequence ATGAAACAGCCAATTTTTCATCTTGCCATTCCCATTAAAAACATCACCGATGCTAAAGCCTTTTATGTGAATGGACTCGGTTGTGAGGTAGGACGAGAAACTGAGCAAGCAGTTATTCTCAACTTCTATGGTCATCAAGTGGTAGCTCATGTTACCAACGAAGAATTAATTCCTCAAAAAGGAATTTATCCCCGTCACTTTGGGATGATTTTTCCCACCCAAAAAGAATGGGAAACAATTTGGCAACGAGCCACTAGCAAACAACTGCAATTTTACCAAAATGCAAAACATCGTTTCCCAGGGGAACTAACTGAACATCGTACCTTCTTTTTACAAGACCCCTTTTATAATCTTCTAGAATTTAAGCATTATTCTTATCCCGAAGCAATTTTTGGCGGACAAGAATTAACGGCGGTAGGAGATCGGACACATTAA
- the eno gene encoding phosphopyruvate hydratase — protein sequence MYNPESAIEAIQAREILDSRGRPTVEAQVQLASGAMGLAQVPSGASTGTFEAHELRDGDTRYGGKGVLKAVENIHETLVPALIDFDALDQMLIDKTMREEDGSDNKSNLGANAILAVSLATAKAAADHLMLPLYRYLGGPTANVLPVPFMNVINGGEHASNNVDFQEFMIVPIGAPTFSEALRWGAEIFSALSKVLDAQGLLTGVGDEGGFAPNLESNQAALDILMLAIEKAGYLPGEQVALALDVAANEFYQNGSYVYEEKSHSSQELINDLTDLARDYPILSIEDGLQEEDWDNWRGLTEKIGEHKQLVGDDLFVTNPTRLQKGIETNSGNAILIKLNQIGTLTETLETIDLAHRNRYGCMISHRSGETEDTTIADLAVATRAGQIKTGSLSRSERIAKYNQLLRIEQELGDRAVYAPTVGLGPRYQF from the coding sequence ATGTATAATCCTGAAAGTGCAATTGAAGCGATTCAAGCGCGAGAAATTCTTGATTCCCGAGGCAGACCAACTGTCGAGGCACAGGTACAACTAGCGAGTGGGGCAATGGGGCTAGCACAAGTGCCCAGTGGAGCTTCCACAGGAACATTTGAAGCCCATGAACTGCGAGATGGAGACACTCGCTATGGGGGAAAAGGAGTCTTAAAAGCGGTAGAAAATATCCATGAGACATTAGTTCCAGCTTTAATTGACTTTGATGCCTTGGATCAAATGTTGATTGACAAAACCATGAGAGAGGAAGATGGCTCTGATAATAAATCGAACCTTGGGGCTAATGCCATTCTTGCTGTCTCCCTTGCCACCGCTAAAGCGGCTGCGGATCATCTCATGTTACCTCTCTATCGCTACTTAGGGGGGCCCACGGCAAATGTTTTACCTGTTCCCTTTATGAATGTCATTAACGGGGGTGAACACGCTTCTAATAATGTTGACTTCCAAGAATTTATGATTGTTCCTATTGGCGCACCTACGTTTAGTGAGGCGCTGCGTTGGGGAGCAGAAATTTTTAGTGCGCTGAGTAAAGTTTTAGACGCTCAAGGGTTATTAACGGGCGTTGGTGATGAGGGAGGATTTGCCCCCAATCTAGAATCCAATCAGGCAGCGTTAGATATTCTCATGCTTGCCATTGAAAAAGCAGGATATCTCCCCGGAGAACAAGTTGCCTTAGCCCTAGATGTGGCGGCTAATGAGTTTTATCAAAATGGCTCGTATGTTTATGAGGAGAAATCACACTCTTCTCAAGAATTAATTAATGATCTTACCGATTTAGCCCGAGATTATCCCATTCTCTCCATTGAAGATGGGTTACAAGAGGAAGACTGGGACAACTGGCGAGGCTTAACTGAGAAAATTGGCGAACATAAGCAGTTAGTAGGCGATGATTTGTTTGTTACGAATCCCACACGCTTACAAAAAGGAATTGAAACCAATTCTGGGAATGCCATTTTAATTAAACTGAACCAAATTGGAACCTTAACGGAAACCTTAGAAACCATTGATCTCGCTCATCGCAATCGCTATGGTTGCATGATTAGCCATCGTTCTGGCGAAACGGAAGATACAACGATCGCGGATTTAGCCGTTGCCACTCGTGCTGGGCAAATTAAGACTGGTTCTCTCTCTCGTAGTGAACGAATTGCCAAGTACAATCAGTTATTGCGAATTGAACAAGAACTCGGCGATCGCGCCGTTTATGCGCCTACAGTTGGGTTAGGACCTCGCTATCAATTCTAA
- the nblB gene encoding phycobilisome degradation protein NblB, translating into MDITPDSVATLLNSEDYGDRLTGINQLRQLDPKDAFPLIEPLVNDTNVRVRYAAVSQLSSLGEVNREKSLALLRDRLHNEPEADVQAAAADALGGLKLTETLDDLIQLYRQTEEWLVEFSIIACLGEMGDPKAYDVLIEALNSENNLVKTVAIGSLGELGEPQAVEALKPFINDPDWQVRSRLVQAFSRLGGEQAQALLQQLSNDEAEQVAEEAKKALN; encoded by the coding sequence ATGGATATTACCCCTGATTCAGTAGCAACCCTTTTAAACTCAGAGGATTATGGTGATCGCCTTACTGGGATTAACCAATTGCGCCAATTAGACCCCAAAGACGCTTTTCCCCTCATTGAACCCCTAGTTAATGATACCAATGTGAGAGTGCGCTATGCGGCGGTTAGTCAATTGAGTAGTTTGGGCGAAGTGAATCGGGAAAAATCCTTGGCGTTACTGCGCGATCGATTGCACAATGAGCCAGAAGCAGATGTACAAGCGGCGGCAGCAGATGCCCTTGGAGGGTTAAAACTAACTGAAACCCTCGATGATCTAATTCAACTCTATCGCCAAACTGAAGAATGGTTAGTTGAATTTAGTATTATTGCTTGTTTAGGGGAAATGGGCGACCCTAAGGCTTATGATGTCTTAATTGAAGCCCTCAATTCTGAGAATAATTTAGTGAAAACTGTTGCCATTGGCTCATTAGGAGAATTAGGAGAACCGCAAGCGGTAGAAGCCCTGAAACCGTTTATTAATGATCCAGACTGGCAAGTCCGATCGCGCTTAGTACAAGCCTTTAGTCGTCTCGGTGGCGAACAAGCCCAAGCCCTTTTACAACAGTTAAGCAACGATGAAGCCGAACAAGTTGCCGAAGAAGCGAAAAAAGCTCTGAATTAA
- the bchI gene encoding magnesium chelatase ATPase subunit I produces the protein MTVTAETPPLTQKNRRRVVFPFTAIIGQDDMKLALLLNVIDPKIGGVMIMGDRGTGKSTTIRALADLLPEIDVVEGDPFNSHPDDPDLMSEEVRQKWEQEMPLNTVKHKVPMIDLPLGATEDRVCGTIDIEKALAEGIKAFEPGLLAKANRGLLYVDEVNLLDDHLVDVLLDSAASGWNTVEREGISIRHPARFVLVGSGNPEEGELRPQLLDRFGMNVEVRTVRDPELRVKIVEQRSQFDQTPQEFSQQYEEEQTKLQQTIVKAQELLSQVQMDYDLRVKVSQVCGELDVDGLRGDIVTNRAAKALAALEERTEVNVEDIRRVMPLCLRHRLRKDPLESVDSGYKVEKAIAQVFGLELDEEESSS, from the coding sequence ATGACTGTTACTGCCGAAACGCCTCCTCTCACTCAAAAAAATCGTCGTCGCGTGGTCTTCCCTTTTACCGCAATTATTGGTCAAGACGATATGAAATTGGCATTATTGCTCAATGTCATTGATCCGAAAATTGGTGGCGTGATGATTATGGGCGATCGCGGCACAGGAAAATCCACCACTATTCGGGCTTTAGCCGATCTTCTCCCCGAAATTGACGTAGTAGAAGGGGATCCTTTCAATAGCCATCCCGATGATCCCGATTTAATGAGTGAAGAAGTGCGGCAAAAATGGGAACAGGAAATGCCTCTCAATACCGTTAAGCATAAAGTTCCCATGATTGACCTGCCCTTAGGAGCAACCGAAGACCGCGTTTGTGGGACGATTGACATTGAAAAAGCCCTTGCAGAAGGGATTAAAGCCTTTGAACCCGGGTTATTAGCCAAAGCTAATCGGGGGTTACTGTATGTGGATGAGGTGAACTTACTCGATGATCACCTTGTGGATGTTTTATTAGACTCCGCTGCCAGTGGCTGGAATACAGTAGAACGGGAAGGAATTTCCATTCGTCACCCCGCGCGTTTTGTTTTAGTCGGTTCAGGAAACCCTGAAGAAGGGGAACTCCGTCCACAATTATTAGACCGCTTTGGGATGAATGTCGAAGTGCGAACAGTGCGCGATCCTGAATTGCGAGTTAAAATCGTTGAACAGCGATCGCAGTTTGATCAAACCCCGCAAGAGTTTAGTCAGCAATACGAAGAAGAACAAACGAAACTCCAGCAAACCATTGTTAAAGCTCAAGAACTATTATCACAAGTGCAAATGGACTATGATTTGCGAGTTAAAGTCTCTCAAGTTTGCGGTGAATTAGATGTAGATGGCTTGCGAGGGGATATTGTTACCAATCGGGCAGCGAAAGCTCTAGCTGCGTTAGAAGAGCGCACAGAAGTTAATGTGGAAGATATTCGTCGAGTGATGCCCTTATGTCTCCGTCATCGCCTACGGAAAGATCCCTTAGAATCAGTTGATTCTGGTTATAAAGTGGAAAAAGCGATCGCGCAGGTGTTTGGTTTGGAATTAGACGAGGAAGAATCATCATCCTAA